The window TCACCAATGGTTGGGCCGAATGACGATGAATACGGTCCGCGTTTCTTCAGCTTAGCCAATGCGTACGACAAAGATCTGCGCGCGGAAGCGTTTGAAGTCGGTAAAGCTAACGATATTCACCTTAATGAAGGCGTGTTTGTCTCTTACACCGGACCGAACTTTGAGACGGCGGCAGAAATTCGCATGATGCAGGTAATGGGTGGCGATGTGGTAGGCATGTCTGTGGTGCCGGAAGTAATTTCCGCAGCGCATTGCGGCTTACCAGTATTAGCGGTTTGCGCGATCACCAATATGGCTGAAGGTCTGGGCGATGTAGAGCTTTCTCACGAACAGACTCTGAAATGCGCTAAGCTCGCGGAAGCCGATTTCATCCACTTTATTAAGAGCTTTATGAAGCATCATTTCTAACGCATCTTTACGGCGAAAAACAAAAGGGTCATCAAATACATTGATGACCCTTTTTCATATCACACGTATTAAAACGTTCGGGGAGTTGTGGAGCAGTTTCAGCTTGTTAGTGCGAATTACTTAACCGCACGAACCAATTCAGCAAGACCTTCCCAGTCGCCATCATCCATTAGCTTAGTTGGTACCATCCAAGTACCACCACATGCGATAACGGATTTAAGTGCAAGATAGTCTTCTACGTTTGAAGGGCTAACACCACCAGTAGGCATGAAGTTGACTGGGTAAACTGCCGTCAGAGCTTTTAGCATGTTCACACCACCAGATGGTTCTGCCGGGAAAAACTTCAGAGTGCGCAGCCCCATTTCCATCGCCTGTTCAACCAGGCTTGGATTGTTCACACCCGGTACAATTGCAATATTACGCTGCTGACAGTATTTCACTGTGGTTGGGTTGAAGCCAGGGCTAACGATAAAGTCCACACCCGCTTCAATAGCGATATCCACCTGCTCTGTCGTCAGAACGGTACCTGCACCAATTAGCAGGTCTGGATACGCTTCACGCATGATACGAATCGATTCCGCCGCCGCTTCCGTACGGAAAGTCACTTCGGCACATGGCAGGCCGTTTTCTACTAACACTTTCGCCAGAGGCAGTGCGTGAGCGACGTCGTTGATCGCGATAACTGGGACGATTTTGATTTCTTTTAATCGTTGTTCAAGAGTTGTCATGGGTAACCTCTAAAGAATAAAGCTTAATGTTGCGACGATAATAAACGCGATACCGCCAAGTAACGTTTCCATTACCGTCCAAGTTTTTAATGTGGTTTTTTCATCCATCTCCAGTAAGCGAGAGACCAACCAGAAGCCAGAATCATTGAAGTGTGAAAGCACTGTTGCACCGCCTGCAATCGCAATCACGATAAAGCATAGATCAAGCTCGCTCAAACCGGTGGACGCAGCCACTACTGGCGAGATGAGAGCAGCAGTTGTGGTAAGCGCTACAGTTGCCGAGCCTTGGGCAACACGCAGACAGGTTGAGATAACAAATGCCGCAACAATAACAGGCATACCCGTATTGGTTAATACCCCTGCCAGTGCATCACCAATCCCACTTGAACGCAATACACCGCCGAACATGCCGCCTGCACCGGTCACCAGAATAACACCACAAATCGGTGCCAGTGACTCGCCACATAGCTTCTCTAATTTCGCCATACCGTAGTCTTTGGCGAACACAACAAGACATACCGTCAGCGTGATCAGTAAAGCTACCGGGGTTTTACCCAGCATGCGCAGGAATGATGTCAGTGATGAATCGCCATCGATAACACCTGCAACCGCAAGCGTGTTAAGAACCGTGTCCAAACAGATAAGTAAGACAGGAAGAATAAGAAGCATCATTACCGTCGCAAATTTCGGCGCTTTGCTTTCATCTGCGAACGCATCACCATCAAAAAATGCTTTAGACAGTGGGATCTCAAACTTCTTACCAGCATAAAGACCAAATAAGTAAGCGCCAAGATACCAAGTCGGAATTGCTACCAAAATACCGACAACCAACAGTAAACCAATGTTGGCGCCAAGAAAGTCTGCCGCAGCAACAGGACCAGGGTGTGGAGGAACAAACGCATGCATTACGGCGAATGCACCTGCCGCCGGTAAAGCGTATTTAAGCGGAGAACCACCGAATCGAGCCGCGACGCTGAGGATAATTGGCATCATCACCACCAACCCCGCATCGAAAAAGATTGGGAAGCCGAACATCAACGATGCCACGCCGAGTGCAAGTGGTGCACGCTCTTTACCAAAGCGGCCAATCAAAGTATCGGCCAGCACTTTCGCACCGCCAGTCACTTCTAAGATTTTGCCGATCATCGCACCAAGACCAACCAGCAAAGCAACCGAAGCTAACGTGCCTCCGAAGCCACTCATCATGGTGGGTACGACCTTGTCAGTCGATACGCCCGTTGCGATTGCCGTACCCAAACTCACCATAGTCAGGGATGCAAAAGCATGGACTTTTAATTTAATGATTAGAACAAGTAACGCTGCAATAGCAAGGCCTGCAATCGTTAGTAAGTATGTAGGATCTGGGGCTTGGGCTAGCTGCTCCATAGGTTCACCTTTAAGAATTATAGTTTGTGTTTTGGTTCACATTTATTTAAGTTACCGGTAACATGTTACCGATAACATGAATAAGATAAACCCATATTTTAAAGTGAATTCAAAAATTGAGATCACGCGCAACTTTAGTTATGAGGATAAGTTATGGCTGGTAGTAGTGTCATCGTTATGGGCGTTTGTGCGAGCGGAAAAAGCACAATCGGCGAGCAACTAGCGAAAAAGCTGGGACGAAAATTCATTGATGGTGATGATCTTCACCCGCGAGCGAACATACAGAAAATGGCATCTGGCCAACCTCTGAACGATGACGATCGCAAGCCATGGCTAGAACGTATTCGAGATGCTGCCTACAGTCTGGAAAGCAAAAACGAACATGGTGTGATCGTCTGTTCCGCACTGAAAAAGATCTACCGCGATCAGATCCGAGAAGGCAACGACAACGTGACTTTCCTGTTTTTAGATGGCGACATGGAATTGATCCTTAATCGCATGCGTCTGCGTCAAGGTCACTTCATGAAAGAGAACATGGTGAAAAGCCAGTTTGAAACCCTTGAGCGCCCAGATGATGAACCTCAAACCCTGGTTGTAAGTATCAAAGGTGATATCAGTGGCGTTGTAGAACGCTCTGCAGCGGAACTCTTAAAGCAGCAACCAGTGGAGGAAGCATCATGACTCACTCCGTTATTGTCAATGTCACCGAGCGTCTCATCGAACGCAGTCGCGAAGCTCGTACCGCATTCTTAACCAATACCAACATTCAGGCTGAAGCAGGTAAAGGTCGCACAGGTTTATCCTGTGGTAACCTCGCACATGCGGTGGCAGCGTCATGTTCTTCCGAGAAAGAAAATATTCTCAATTTTACCCAGTCTAATGTCGCGCTTATCAGTGCCTACAACGACATGTTGAGTGCCCACCAGCCTTACCAAGAATATCCAGCACAAATTAAACAAGTACTGGCGCAATATGGCCATACGGCTCAAGTGGCAGGTTGTGTCCCTGCGATGTGTGATGGCGTGACGCAAGGTCAGCCTGGTATGGATATGTCACTGTTTTCCCGTGACTTAATCGCTCAATCGACAGCGTTATCTTTAAGCCATAATGTCTTTGACGCGACCCTGCTGCTTGGTATCTGTGACAAAATCGCACCAGGACAACTGATGGGTGCGCTCTCTTATGCGCACCTGCCAACCGCGTTTGTACCTGCTGGTTTAATGGCAACTGGCATCAGCAACGAAGAAAAAGTCGACGTACGCCAAAAATACGCGGCTGGCGAAGTAGGCAAAGAAGCGCTATTGGACATGGAGTGCCGTGCTTATCACTCTCCTGGCACCTGCACGTTCTACGGCACGGCAAATACCAACCAGCTGGTCTTTGAAGCCATGGGATTAATGCTACCTGGCTCTGCGTTTATCCACCCGCACAGCGAGCTGCGTAAAGCATTGACCGATCATGCTGCGCTCAAAATCGCGTCCATGACTGCAGGCTCTAGCAACTTCCGTCCATTGGCTGAAGTCGTGACGGAAAAGAGTTTGATCAACGGTATCGTTGCTCTGCTTGCATCAGGCGGCAGTACTAACCACACCATTCATATGGTCGCCGTCGCTCGTGCAGCAGGCATCTTGCTCACCTGGCAAGACATCAGTGATTTATCAGAAGTGGTGCCCCTACTGGCACGTGTTTACCCGAATGGCCCGGCTGACATGAACGCATTTCAGGCGGCTGGAGGCGTACCAGCCTTACTGCATCGATTGAATCAATCCGAACTGCTGCACCGCGATGTAAAACCTGTTTTCGGCGAATTCTCCGATCAGATGACGATTCCATCTTTGACTGAAGGTCAATTGGTATGGACAGCATGCCAGCGTAGCTTGGATGACGATGTCATTGCCGCCCCGGATGCCGTATTCCAAAATACTGGCGGCACGCGTGTATTAGACGGCAATCTGGGCAAGGCGGTAGTGAAAGTCTCAGCAGTCAAAGAAGAGCAACGTATCATTGAAGCACCTGCAGTCGTCTTCCAGTGCCAACACGAAGTGGAAGCGGCATACAAACGGGGCGAACTCAACAAAGACTGCATTGTCGTCGTCACGCACAATGGTCCAGCTGCGAACGGTATGCCAGAGCTGCATAAGTTGATGCCAATTTTAGGCAATGTGCAAAAAATGGGCTTTAAAGTTGCCTTGGTTACCGATGGCCGCTTATCAGGCGCATCAGGTAAAATACCATCCGCTATCCATGTGTCCCCCGAGGCAATTCGCGGTGGTGCAATTGGCTTAGTCCGTGATGGTGACGTTATACGCGTCGATTGCCAAACTGGTGAGCTGAACAACTTAAGTGACACCCGTGGGCGCACCATCATTCAGCTTGATACTGAGTCAACCCAGAAAACCTGGGGACGTGGATTTTTCGAAGTGATTCGACACAACGTTTCCAGCGCAGATCAAGGTGCGAGCTTTATTGTTTAGGACATAAAAAAGACAAGCGGAAAGCTGGGCTCTCCGCTTGTCTGTATTATTCGACAAAGTACTACACACTCTCACCCGCAGTAATGTCATAGCCCATATCAACCACCAACTCTGGCTGCTCTTCGCCTTTTAATCGCGCGATCAGCAGTTCTGCACTCTTCTTGCCAATCTCAAAACGCGGTGTATCGACACTGGTCAACTTCGGACTGATCGTCTGACCGATGTCTAGTGCGTTATAGCCAACCACGGCCAGTTGCTCAGGGACTTTAATCCCGCGCTGTTGGGCGCTGAGTATCGTACCAATCGCGATATCATCGTTGGTACAGAATACGCCATCAAGATCTGGATAAGTCTCCAATGCACGCTCAAGTAACTCATGCGCAAGAGAGAAGCTGGAATGTTCACCGGTTAATACGTGTTTCGCTTCTAAACCGGCTTCAGACATGGCGCGCTCATAACCTTGCATACGTAACTTAGTCCGCGTATCCAAACGGGCACCAAAATAGACGATGGTACGCTTGCCAGAGTCCAACATACGCTTTACTGCGCTATACGAGGCATCTTCATGATCCAAACCAACCGCCATATCAATAGGCTGCTCTGGCAATTCCATGGTCTCTACCACGGGCACATCGGCATTTTTAATCATCTGTAATGTCCGTGGGGTATGGTTGCTTTCCGTTAAGATCAACCCATCAACTTGATAAGAGAGTAGTGACGCGATTTTGCGCTCTTCTTCTTCGACGTCATAACTGAAGTGGGCCAAAAGCGTCTCATAACCGTTCGCTTTGGTGACCATCTCAATGCCCTGCACAAAAGAGGCAAAAATTTGGTTAGATAGAGACGGAAGTAAAATACCGATCGCTTTACTGGATGATTTAGACAACATCGCCGGAGCACGGTTTTCAATATAACCCAGCTTTTCTATCGCAGCTGCGATTTTAACCCGCGTCTTTTCCGCAACGGATTCCGGATTACGCATATAACGCGAAACCGTCATCTTTGTGACGCCAACCTGGTCAGCAACATCCTGTAATGTCGCACGTGTTTTCTTAATCTTTTGATTCATAAATATGTGAACTATCAGTAATGTTACTTGTAACATTATGACCAATAGACGTCCTGTGAACAAGCCAAGGATAAATAGTTCACTAAATCAGTAGGTTAATGTACAAATAACCATCAGGTTGTGATACCAATACTGTGATTGAAGCCAAATAAATAGATAACATTAATATCAGTTTTCATATAAAATAACTCGCCTAAAAGAGTAAGAAATTAGGCACCGTGCAATTAGGTTATAACCAAACCCAGATTTATTATCATCTTCTTGATCTGGACGACTCTCAAAAACAGCAATTCCTTCAAGCATTACAACAAAGTCAACCTAAGCTATATCAACAACTCATCCCTCTTTTAGCTGACGAAACAGCAGAAGAACACTTGACTCAATTACTTTGTTTTGGCGCTCAGCAGGTAACAGATCGGGACATTGATCTTAGCGGCCAAATTATCAGCAAATACCGCTTAACCCATGAATTGGGTCGCGGTGGCATGGGTGTTGTATATGCAGCGCAGCGCGCAGATGCAACGTTTGAACAAGATCTGGCGATTAAATTTATTCAAAGTAACTTGAGTAACGTGTTGGGACAACGTGCGCTATTCGATGAAGCTCAGCTTCTCGCTCGATTAAACCATCCTTACATCGCTAAGGTCTTTGATGGTGGTCTGCACGATGATTCAGTTTACATCGTGATGGAACGAGTATTCGGTCAAACGTTAAATAAGTATCTATCCGAAACTGAATTGGAAGCAAACGAGAAGTTGCTACTGTTTAAGCAAATTTGCCAAGCGATGGAGCACGCTCATCAACATCACGTTTTGCATGCCGATCTCAAGCCAGAAAATATTCTTATCGACCACAGCCAACGCCCCAAGTTGCTCGATTTTAACTTAACCCAAAAAGCGCACTCCAATCGAGGCAAATCACCGTCAGCTCTGATCGCTTTCAGCCAGCACTTTGCCAGCCCAGAGCAACAATCGGGGCAATATCTAACCGAGCAAAGCGACGTTTACTCTTTGGGTAAAATTCTGGCACTCATGTTTCCCTCTCCAGCGATTTGGTCGGATATCTATTGGGTGATAAAGAGCGCAACGCGCACCACCATTACGCAACGATATCAGAACGTCACTGCCCTAAGAGTCGATATCGAACGAATCCTCGAACGTCGCCCGATCAGGCAGAAGAGGCATTGGCCTTTTTACAGCGCACTTCGCCTAGTTCAGCGAAGACCCCAAGCATCGGCATTGTCAGCCATTATTGTGCTCTCTGGCGTGATCTTTAGCAGTGCCATAATGCAAAAGAATATCCAGCTGCAGCAAGAAAAAAAAGTGACAGAAAACATAATGTACGAACTCACTCGCCTTATCTTCCACGCGAAAGGACAGAATCTAGAGCAAATGTCTGTTAACGCTATGATGGAGTTAACACGAAGACGGATTCTGGCTAACCCAGATATCCCCAAACAAGTAAAACAAAAAATGTTATTGGCGATGATGACACCCGTACCAGAGAAGCACCTCAGCACCCAAATAAAGTGTCATTTGAATTGTGCGCCTGAGTACAGTACTGAACAGTAAGGCTAAAACAGGATGTATACACGTTTAGTGACACTCTGGTTATTGGCATGTGCTGCTGTAATAACTTTAACTGCAGCGCCATCTACCGCAAACCAAAGCCAACTTACCCCTAAACTCAAGCAGGGCTATTTTATCGACGCGCCAGTGACAGGGCTGTATTACAAAACCAGTTCCAATATTACTGGCGTAACCAAGCAAGGCGCATTCCAATATCAGCCAGGAGATGTGGTCAGCTTCTTTATCGGTAATGATTCTACTGGTTATTTGCTCACCACCTTGTCGAGCCAAGGGGTTCTTACGCCGACGATGGCCACAACCAAGCCTAGCCGTAGCATTAATATGACTCGCTTGCTGCTGTCATTAGATAGCACACCAGAAAACCGCGAAGAGATCATACTGGCCAATCACGTGCTTTCAGACCCGCATTTTCAAAGTCGGTTAAAAAGCCTCGACCTGAATTACTTAGACGATGCAGCGAATCTGCTAAACATCGATTGGGTATCCAGCAAAGACGCCATCGAGCACCTCCATGAAAGTCAAGCTTATATTGAAAAACACTTCGCATCCGATGACATCGTCTTCCAACCGCGTGGCATCACTTTCAAAAACATCGTTATCAAAAAGAAAGACTGGCAAGGCCGCGTGTGTGCGTATGATCTGCGCTACCGCAATCACCCCAAATATCGCCCTCCCTATACTGTGATGACGTACACCATCACGGACGATTCACTTATCCAACACCCGAGTGCAGGGGATCATTTTCAGGGCTGTTTTCTATCACTCAACCATCAAGTAACCGAAGATATCATTGAGCCGCTCAGTCATTTTTCTGATTGGCATAATTTGGTCGGATGCTCGCTAACAGGTTGTACGAGAAACGATTTAAATGGTTTCTCTGTGGAAGACTTTGATGATGAGGGAGACTGGAAATACCGTTCTGCGGCCATGAACTTCGATCCAATTACCAAGCTGTTAATGGAGAAAGTACAAGGATTGGGGCATCACGAGCACGTTCAACACAGTAATCGTACCGAAATGCTGTGGTTTACTTACCCACAACTGGACGATCATGACATTGATTATCGTGGAATCTGGCAGCAAACCCAATATCGCGGTCAGACCATGACACAAACCTGTCTACTGATGCGCCACCAGCAAGTATTGCGCCTACCCACGTCGACCGAAGCCTGCCCGACAAATACACGTTTATACACGCAGGACGTAACTTGGGAATATGCCGATATGTGGTGGATTAACAATCCCAACCCCAAGGCAGATCTCGCACAAATGAATGTGATGGTTCGTTGGTCTCAGACCCCTACAGACATTAACTACACGACTTGGGAATATCTGCCTGCTGGGAAAACTTGGGAGCAAGGCATTTTATATCGCTACCAACAAGATGTTCATCGTAATCAAGATGGCTCTGATCGCATTGAAACCCACTCTATTTCTGAATTTGTCAAAGTGAGTAAGGATGTATAACGATGACAAACCCCATAGCACTGACTCAAATTATTCATCAATGGCAATCCGGCAATAAACAAGCCGAAAGCGAGTTGTATCAATTCGCCTACTTGCAACTGCACAAAATTGCCCAGCAAGAACGTGAGCGTAACGCCGAAAAATACGGCACCGACAACAGGGTATTGGCTGACAGCGTCAACAGCACCACTGCATTGATTCACGATGCCTATCTAAAGATGTCCAACTGCGACATGAGTGAAATCGCCACCAAGCGTGATTTCTTTTTGATGGCCGCCAAAGTCATGCGCCAAATATTGATCGACAATGCACGCTCACACCAAGCGCAAAAACGCCAGCACATCACTTTGATGAAAGACGAAGAAGATCGCTTTGAGCAGTTGATCATCATGGACAAAGCTCTAGACAGCTTCAGTATCCGTTACCCACGCCAGTCCAGTGCCTTAAAGCTTAAGTATTTGATGGGAATGAAAAGCCAAGAAATCAGTGAACTGCTTGAGTGCAGTGCGAGTTTGATTGAGAAAGATCTCAAATTCTCTCGCAGTTGGCTACAATCCCGTTTGACATCGTAATGAAACGCAAGTGGACATTGAGCCTAGTCAGTGTACTAGGCATGATCATATGGGTAAGTACAGAATACGCAGGCAGTGCGCCTAACGTGAATGGCGCTGCAAATGCCACCCAGCCGGTGTTACAACATCGGCTAAAGACGGACACAGCCTCATTTAGTAATAGGCCACTGAGCGGTGCGCCACCCATCTCTATAGCGGCTTTGGAGAAAGAAAGTGTCTCTGATGCCTCCTCTCTAACCAAAGCCGAAGCTAGAGTCACAAGCGTTAAAGACGCTGACGAACAGACATGGCAGCAAACCCACCACCACGAAAACAACACGTCAACCGTCACGGCAGGGCGTGATATTTTGGCAAATAATGAT is drawn from uncultured Vibrio sp. and contains these coding sequences:
- a CDS encoding bifunctional 4-hydroxy-2-oxoglutarate aldolase/2-dehydro-3-deoxy-phosphogluconate aldolase, translated to MTTLEQRLKEIKIVPVIAINDVAHALPLAKVLVENGLPCAEVTFRTEAAAESIRIMREAYPDLLIGAGTVLTTEQVDIAIEAGVDFIVSPGFNPTTVKYCQQRNIAIVPGVNNPSLVEQAMEMGLRTLKFFPAEPSGGVNMLKALTAVYPVNFMPTGGVSPSNVEDYLALKSVIACGGTWMVPTKLMDDGDWEGLAELVRAVK
- a CDS encoding GntP family permease, which gives rise to MEQLAQAPDPTYLLTIAGLAIAALLVLIIKLKVHAFASLTMVSLGTAIATGVSTDKVVPTMMSGFGGTLASVALLVGLGAMIGKILEVTGGAKVLADTLIGRFGKERAPLALGVASLMFGFPIFFDAGLVVMMPIILSVAARFGGSPLKYALPAAGAFAVMHAFVPPHPGPVAAADFLGANIGLLLVVGILVAIPTWYLGAYLFGLYAGKKFEIPLSKAFFDGDAFADESKAPKFATVMMLLILPVLLICLDTVLNTLAVAGVIDGDSSLTSFLRMLGKTPVALLITLTVCLVVFAKDYGMAKLEKLCGESLAPICGVILVTGAGGMFGGVLRSSGIGDALAGVLTNTGMPVIVAAFVISTCLRVAQGSATVALTTTAALISPVVAASTGLSELDLCFIVIAIAGGATVLSHFNDSGFWLVSRLLEMDEKTTLKTWTVMETLLGGIAFIIVATLSFIL
- a CDS encoding gluconokinase, which gives rise to MAGSSVIVMGVCASGKSTIGEQLAKKLGRKFIDGDDLHPRANIQKMASGQPLNDDDRKPWLERIRDAAYSLESKNEHGVIVCSALKKIYRDQIREGNDNVTFLFLDGDMELILNRMRLRQGHFMKENMVKSQFETLERPDDEPQTLVVSIKGDISGVVERSAAELLKQQPVEEAS
- the edd gene encoding phosphogluconate dehydratase, which gives rise to MTHSVIVNVTERLIERSREARTAFLTNTNIQAEAGKGRTGLSCGNLAHAVAASCSSEKENILNFTQSNVALISAYNDMLSAHQPYQEYPAQIKQVLAQYGHTAQVAGCVPAMCDGVTQGQPGMDMSLFSRDLIAQSTALSLSHNVFDATLLLGICDKIAPGQLMGALSYAHLPTAFVPAGLMATGISNEEKVDVRQKYAAGEVGKEALLDMECRAYHSPGTCTFYGTANTNQLVFEAMGLMLPGSAFIHPHSELRKALTDHAALKIASMTAGSSNFRPLAEVVTEKSLINGIVALLASGGSTNHTIHMVAVARAAGILLTWQDISDLSEVVPLLARVYPNGPADMNAFQAAGGVPALLHRLNQSELLHRDVKPVFGEFSDQMTIPSLTEGQLVWTACQRSLDDDVIAAPDAVFQNTGGTRVLDGNLGKAVVKVSAVKEEQRIIEAPAVVFQCQHEVEAAYKRGELNKDCIVVVTHNGPAANGMPELHKLMPILGNVQKMGFKVALVTDGRLSGASGKIPSAIHVSPEAIRGGAIGLVRDGDVIRVDCQTGELNNLSDTRGRTIIQLDTESTQKTWGRGFFEVIRHNVSSADQGASFIV
- a CDS encoding LacI family DNA-binding transcriptional regulator, whose product is MNQKIKKTRATLQDVADQVGVTKMTVSRYMRNPESVAEKTRVKIAAAIEKLGYIENRAPAMLSKSSSKAIGILLPSLSNQIFASFVQGIEMVTKANGYETLLAHFSYDVEEEERKIASLLSYQVDGLILTESNHTPRTLQMIKNADVPVVETMELPEQPIDMAVGLDHEDASYSAVKRMLDSGKRTIVYFGARLDTRTKLRMQGYERAMSEAGLEAKHVLTGEHSSFSLAHELLERALETYPDLDGVFCTNDDIAIGTILSAQQRGIKVPEQLAVVGYNALDIGQTISPKLTSVDTPRFEIGKKSAELLIARLKGEEQPELVVDMGYDITAGESV
- a CDS encoding serine/threonine-protein kinase, with the protein product MQLGYNQTQIYYHLLDLDDSQKQQFLQALQQSQPKLYQQLIPLLADETAEEHLTQLLCFGAQQVTDRDIDLSGQIISKYRLTHELGRGGMGVVYAAQRADATFEQDLAIKFIQSNLSNVLGQRALFDEAQLLARLNHPYIAKVFDGGLHDDSVYIVMERVFGQTLNKYLSETELEANEKLLLFKQICQAMEHAHQHHVLHADLKPENILIDHSQRPKLLDFNLTQKAHSNRGKSPSALIAFSQHFASPEQQSGQYLTEQSDVYSLGKILALMFPSPAIWSDIYWVIKSATRTTITQRYQNVTALRVDIERILERRPIRQKRHWPFYSALRLVQRRPQASALSAIIVLSGVIFSSAIMQKNIQLQQEKKVTENIMYELTRLIFHAKGQNLEQMSVNAMMELTRRRILANPDIPKQVKQKMLLAMMTPVPEKHLSTQIKCHLNCAPEYSTEQ
- a CDS encoding chromosome partitioning protein ParA, with product MYTRLVTLWLLACAAVITLTAAPSTANQSQLTPKLKQGYFIDAPVTGLYYKTSSNITGVTKQGAFQYQPGDVVSFFIGNDSTGYLLTTLSSQGVLTPTMATTKPSRSINMTRLLLSLDSTPENREEIILANHVLSDPHFQSRLKSLDLNYLDDAANLLNIDWVSSKDAIEHLHESQAYIEKHFASDDIVFQPRGITFKNIVIKKKDWQGRVCAYDLRYRNHPKYRPPYTVMTYTITDDSLIQHPSAGDHFQGCFLSLNHQVTEDIIEPLSHFSDWHNLVGCSLTGCTRNDLNGFSVEDFDDEGDWKYRSAAMNFDPITKLLMEKVQGLGHHEHVQHSNRTEMLWFTYPQLDDHDIDYRGIWQQTQYRGQTMTQTCLLMRHQQVLRLPTSTEACPTNTRLYTQDVTWEYADMWWINNPNPKADLAQMNVMVRWSQTPTDINYTTWEYLPAGKTWEQGILYRYQQDVHRNQDGSDRIETHSISEFVKVSKDV
- a CDS encoding ECF-type sigma factor, whose protein sequence is MTNPIALTQIIHQWQSGNKQAESELYQFAYLQLHKIAQQERERNAEKYGTDNRVLADSVNSTTALIHDAYLKMSNCDMSEIATKRDFFLMAAKVMRQILIDNARSHQAQKRQHITLMKDEEDRFEQLIIMDKALDSFSIRYPRQSSALKLKYLMGMKSQEISELLECSASLIEKDLKFSRSWLQSRLTS